The Streptomyces kanamyceticus genome window below encodes:
- a CDS encoding AIM24 family protein, with amino-acid sequence MTLPSDDNVNAYTFCVELKGSQWFLQKGKMIAYYGRVDFNGIGHGRLDRLVRTSFHSPLHASDWVVAEGQGKMLLADRAFDVNSYDLEEGNLTIRSGNLLAFQPTLALKQSIVPGFLTLIGTGKFVAASNGQVVFMEPPIRVDPQALVGWADCPSPCHHYDHGYLTGVIGGVRALTGIGGTSGEEHQFEFVGAGTVLLQSSEALMPEHATGEVPHQAGVPGGRGTPGQPGQQPGAPRLPGQLGDLQRRFGL; translated from the coding sequence ATGACGCTGCCGAGCGACGACAACGTCAACGCGTACACCTTCTGCGTGGAGCTCAAGGGGAGCCAGTGGTTCCTGCAGAAGGGGAAGATGATCGCCTACTACGGGCGGGTCGACTTCAACGGCATCGGACACGGCCGCCTGGACCGCCTGGTCCGGACCAGCTTTCATTCGCCGCTGCACGCGAGCGACTGGGTCGTGGCGGAGGGCCAGGGCAAGATGCTCCTCGCCGACCGGGCCTTCGACGTGAATTCGTACGACCTCGAAGAGGGCAACCTGACCATTCGCTCCGGCAACCTCCTCGCTTTTCAGCCAACTCTCGCGCTCAAGCAATCGATTGTTCCGGGGTTTCTGACCCTGATCGGGACGGGCAAGTTCGTCGCCGCTTCGAACGGCCAGGTGGTCTTCATGGAGCCGCCGATCCGGGTGGATCCCCAGGCTCTCGTGGGCTGGGCCGACTGCCCTTCACCGTGCCATCACTACGACCACGGATACCTCACGGGCGTGATCGGGGGCGTGCGGGCACTGACCGGCATCGGCGGCACCTCTGGGGAGGAGCACCAGTTCGAGTTCGTGGGCGCGGGCACCGTGCTGCTCCAGTCCTCCGAGGCGCTCATGCCCGAGCACGCCACCGGAGAGGTGCCGCACCAGGCGGGCGTCCCGGGCGGACGGGGCACTCCGGGTCAACCGGGACAGCAGCCGGGCGCACCGCGTCTTCCCGGACAACTGGGGGACCTCCAGCGTCGCTTCGGGCTGTGA
- a CDS encoding DUF4166 domain-containing protein, with amino-acid sequence MKQPASIFRTVLGADFDRLHPQLQRRFSVGLASGEACTGRGVMDRVWHGRGFVKPFLAAGGTRNILVPRQGRNVPFVIENVPYADTYGRETVTFVRTFDLPGGPRRFDAQMVLSPKGDRVLDYLGTHQHLASDLHFRAEPDGSLVIRSGEHRFREGPVDCRVPSLIGGDAEVRESFDDGTGRFRIQVRVVNRHFGPLFGYEGSFEATYADVRACGVRPGLRPVREEARA; translated from the coding sequence GTGAAGCAGCCCGCGTCGATCTTCAGGACAGTGCTGGGCGCCGACTTCGACCGCCTCCACCCGCAGCTCCAGCGCCGCTTCTCCGTCGGCCTGGCGAGCGGCGAGGCGTGCACCGGCCGGGGCGTGATGGACCGCGTCTGGCACGGCAGGGGCTTCGTGAAACCGTTCCTCGCGGCCGGTGGCACGCGCAACATCCTCGTACCGCGCCAGGGCAGGAACGTGCCCTTCGTCATCGAGAACGTGCCGTACGCCGACACGTACGGACGTGAGACGGTGACCTTCGTGCGCACCTTCGACCTGCCAGGCGGCCCCCGCCGCTTCGACGCCCAGATGGTCCTGAGCCCCAAGGGCGACCGCGTGCTCGACTACCTCGGCACGCACCAGCACCTCGCCAGCGACCTGCACTTCCGGGCGGAGCCCGACGGCTCGCTCGTGATCCGCTCCGGAGAACACCGTTTCCGGGAGGGTCCTGTGGACTGCCGGGTGCCCTCGCTGATCGGCGGGGACGCGGAGGTGCGGGAGTCCTTCGACGACGGGACCGGCCGCTTCCGCATCCAGGTCCGGGTCGTGAACCGGCACTTCGGGCCGCTCTTCGGGTACGAGGGGTCCTTCGAGGCGACGTACGCGGACGTCCGTGCCTGCGGAGTCCGGCCAGGGCTGCGCCCGGTGCGCGAGGAGGCGCGCGCGTGA
- a CDS encoding DUF3817 domain-containing protein produces MDIKTASALRRLRLVSAPEAVSFLLLLICSVLKRTTDFNAVPAMGMIHGVLFVLYVLFWLDAWNRTKWDLKTGALYFVLSVLPTGGFFAERKLKREAEAAVIASRARREGVVGA; encoded by the coding sequence GTGGACATCAAGACCGCTTCCGCACTCCGCCGCCTCCGCCTGGTCTCGGCCCCCGAGGCCGTTTCCTTCCTGCTGCTGCTCATCTGCTCGGTGCTCAAGCGGACCACGGACTTCAACGCCGTGCCCGCGATGGGCATGATCCACGGCGTGCTCTTCGTCCTCTACGTGCTGTTCTGGCTGGACGCCTGGAACCGCACCAAGTGGGACCTGAAGACCGGCGCCCTGTACTTCGTGCTCTCCGTCCTGCCGACCGGCGGCTTCTTCGCCGAGCGCAAGCTCAAGCGCGAGGCCGAGGCCGCGGTGATCGCTTCGCGCGCCCGCCGTGAGGGAGTGGTGGGCGCATGA
- a CDS encoding glycosyltransferase family 2 protein has translation MGIGSFDHPDKNLEGAVRHPEGYDYEIHSTLAGPLTEPAAGEAKDGSGYRVQYSKLLSREPHRIRAVLLMTLAPVLTGLLLVYLVWPTHWTEREGGDRWLIGLDITMLVAIGLIELFMVVNVASIAHATMVARDPIPVVPEEGTRVAFLTTYVPGKEPLSMVRATLEGAVRIHHTGPLDVWLLDEGDDPEAKALCDELGVHHFTRHGVPEWNRKKGPHKTRTKHGNYNAWLAMHHADYEFFASVDTDHVPLPNFLERMMGYFRDPDIAFVVGPQVYGNYTSPVTKAAESQQFLFHALIQRAGNRYRAPMFVGTNNVVRISALTQIGGLYDSITEDMATGFELHRRRNPLTKRHWRSVYTPDVLAVGEGPASWTDFFTQQMRWSRGTYETLFKQYWKAPFTMPPGRLFSYTLMLVYYPMTAVNWLLGVLSCVLFLWFGASGTQVAASVWLMLYSDAAALQIGLYLWNRRHNVSPHEPEGSGGLAGMGMSALSAPIYLKSLGAAFLRRPSRFVVTPKGGDASPDRLLTFRIHLFWAAVLVSSLVASFVLGHTHVAMRTWAVLAMVISLAPVTIWGFTTLKERRVRKEAVRRAAVPGAEADGEPEPAFATGTTTGGN, from the coding sequence ATGGGTATCGGCTCGTTCGATCACCCGGACAAGAACCTGGAGGGCGCTGTGCGGCACCCGGAGGGCTACGACTACGAGATCCACAGCACGCTCGCCGGCCCGCTCACCGAGCCTGCCGCCGGCGAAGCCAAGGACGGCAGCGGCTATCGGGTCCAGTACAGCAAGCTCCTCTCCCGCGAGCCGCACCGAATACGCGCCGTCCTCCTGATGACGCTGGCCCCCGTGCTCACCGGCCTCCTGCTCGTCTACCTCGTCTGGCCCACCCACTGGACCGAACGCGAGGGCGGCGACCGCTGGCTGATCGGCCTGGACATCACGATGCTCGTGGCGATCGGCCTCATCGAGCTCTTCATGGTCGTCAACGTCGCATCGATCGCCCACGCGACGATGGTGGCCAGGGACCCGATCCCCGTCGTCCCCGAGGAAGGCACCCGCGTCGCCTTCCTCACCACCTACGTCCCCGGCAAGGAACCCCTCTCCATGGTCCGCGCCACCCTGGAGGGCGCCGTCCGGATACACCACACGGGCCCCCTGGACGTATGGCTCCTGGACGAGGGCGACGACCCCGAGGCCAAGGCCCTGTGCGACGAGCTCGGCGTGCACCACTTCACCCGCCACGGCGTACCGGAGTGGAACCGCAAGAAGGGCCCGCACAAGACCCGCACCAAGCACGGCAACTACAACGCGTGGCTCGCCATGCACCACGCCGACTACGAGTTCTTCGCCTCGGTCGACACGGACCACGTCCCGCTCCCCAACTTCCTGGAGCGGATGATGGGTTACTTCCGGGACCCGGACATCGCGTTCGTCGTGGGACCGCAGGTCTACGGGAACTACACGAGCCCCGTCACCAAGGCCGCCGAGTCCCAGCAGTTCCTCTTCCACGCGCTGATCCAGCGCGCGGGCAACCGCTACCGCGCCCCCATGTTCGTCGGCACGAACAACGTCGTACGCATCAGCGCGCTGACCCAGATCGGCGGCCTGTACGACTCGATCACCGAGGACATGGCGACGGGCTTCGAGCTGCACCGCCGCCGCAACCCGCTCACCAAGCGGCACTGGCGCTCGGTGTACACCCCTGACGTGCTGGCCGTAGGGGAGGGCCCGGCATCCTGGACGGACTTCTTCACGCAGCAGATGCGCTGGTCGCGCGGCACGTACGAGACGCTGTTCAAGCAGTACTGGAAGGCACCGTTCACGATGCCGCCGGGGCGGCTCTTCTCGTACACGCTGATGCTCGTGTACTACCCGATGACGGCGGTCAACTGGCTGCTCGGTGTGCTCAGTTGCGTGCTGTTCCTCTGGTTCGGCGCGAGCGGGACACAAGTCGCCGCCTCCGTCTGGCTCATGCTCTACAGCGACGCCGCGGCGCTCCAGATCGGCCTCTACCTCTGGAACCGCCGCCACAACGTGTCCCCGCACGAGCCGGAGGGTTCCGGCGGACTCGCGGGCATGGGGATGTCGGCGCTCTCCGCGCCGATCTACCTCAAGTCCCTCGGCGCGGCCTTCCTGCGCCGCCCGAGCCGCTTCGTGGTCACGCCCAAGGGCGGCGACGCGAGCCCGGACCGCCTGCTGACGTTCCGCATCCACCTGTTCTGGGCGGCGGTCCTCGTCAGTTCGCTCGTGGCCTCCTTCGTGCTCGGCCACACCCATGTGGCGATGCGTACGTGGGCGGTCCTCGCGATGGTCATCTCCCTCGCCCCGGTGACGATCTGGGGCTTCACGACGCTCAAGGAGCGCCGGGTGCGCAAGGAGGCGGTGCGGCGGGCCGCCGTACCGGGAGCGGAAGCGGACGGCGAGCCGGAGCCGGCGTTCGCCACCGGCACGACGACAGGAGGGAACTGA
- a CDS encoding glycoside hydrolase family 6 protein, giving the protein MHRLLRTCTALAALAALGLTAGCSSDSGSGPQEASAVRGPATDGTPPPGSAFWVDPDSAAARQVRQWQEQGRDRDAEALKRISEQPMAIWPAGDDPAPDIKEATGGAAAEGRTAVLVAYNIPHRDCGQHSAGGAGSADYYRNWVDSFAAAIGTAPAVVVLEPDAIPHIVDGCTPAEYHADRFSMLSEAIERLKRQPRTKVYLDAGNPGWISDARKLTEPLHKAGIERADGFSLNVSNFQDDETVKAYGRTLSATVGGKHFVMDTSRNGKGPLVGDRQDAWCNPPGRGLGTPPTDRTGDPLLDAVLWIKRPGDSDGPCRGGPAAGQWWPDYALGLARNAKEV; this is encoded by the coding sequence ATGCACCGGCTGCTCCGCACATGCACGGCACTCGCTGCCCTGGCCGCCCTCGGGCTCACCGCGGGCTGCTCATCGGATTCCGGGTCGGGACCGCAGGAGGCGTCCGCCGTGCGCGGCCCCGCCACCGACGGCACCCCGCCGCCCGGCAGCGCCTTCTGGGTCGACCCGGACAGCGCCGCCGCCCGTCAGGTCAGACAGTGGCAGGAGCAGGGCCGCGACCGGGACGCCGAGGCGCTCAAGCGGATCTCCGAGCAGCCGATGGCCATCTGGCCCGCCGGGGACGACCCGGCGCCCGACATCAAGGAGGCGACCGGGGGCGCGGCGGCCGAAGGGCGCACGGCGGTGCTCGTCGCCTACAACATCCCGCACCGCGACTGCGGCCAGCACTCGGCGGGCGGCGCGGGCAGCGCCGACTACTACCGGAACTGGGTGGACTCCTTCGCCGCCGCCATCGGCACCGCGCCCGCCGTGGTCGTCCTCGAACCGGACGCGATCCCGCACATCGTGGACGGCTGCACCCCCGCCGAGTACCACGCCGACCGCTTCTCGATGCTCTCCGAGGCCATCGAGCGGCTCAAGCGGCAGCCGAGGACGAAGGTCTATCTGGACGCGGGCAACCCCGGCTGGATCTCCGACGCGCGCAAGCTCACCGAGCCGCTGCACAAGGCGGGCATCGAGCGGGCCGACGGCTTCTCGCTGAACGTCTCCAACTTCCAGGACGACGAGACGGTGAAGGCGTACGGCCGGACGCTCTCGGCCACCGTCGGCGGCAAGCACTTCGTGATGGACACCAGCCGCAACGGCAAGGGGCCCCTGGTGGGCGACCGCCAGGACGCCTGGTGCAACCCGCCCGGGCGCGGCCTCGGCACCCCGCCCACCGACCGCACCGGCGACCCGCTCCTTGACGCCGTCCTGTGGATCAAGCGGCCCGGTGACTCGGACGGGCCGTGCCGGGGCGGCCCGGCGGCCGGGCAGTGGTGGCCGGACTACGCGCTGGGGCTCGCCAGGAACGCCAAGGAGGTGTGA
- a CDS encoding AIM24 family protein, producing the protein MATFRLQGSRVLAVDMTGDAVKAKNGSMVAYDGQMAFKKMTGGGEGIRGMVTRRVTGEQMTVMEVKGHGTCWFADRATEINLVQLRGEKLYVEASNLLCTDAGLRTGTSFTGLRGATQGNGLFTTTVEGSGQAAIISDGPAVVLRVSQQYPLTVDPGAYIAHQGNLHQSFQSGVTFRTFMGEGGGEAFQIRFEGDGLVYVQPSERATIAGDV; encoded by the coding sequence GTGGCTACGTTCCGGCTCCAAGGGAGCAGAGTGCTCGCGGTCGACATGACCGGCGATGCCGTGAAGGCGAAGAACGGCTCGATGGTCGCGTACGACGGCCAGATGGCCTTCAAGAAGATGACCGGCGGCGGCGAGGGCATACGGGGCATGGTGACCCGCCGCGTCACCGGCGAGCAGATGACGGTGATGGAGGTGAAGGGGCACGGCACGTGCTGGTTCGCCGACCGCGCCACCGAGATCAATCTCGTACAACTGCGCGGCGAGAAGCTCTACGTCGAGGCGAGCAACCTGCTCTGCACCGACGCGGGGCTGCGCACGGGCACCAGCTTCACCGGGCTGCGCGGCGCGACCCAGGGCAATGGACTGTTCACGACGACCGTCGAGGGCAGCGGGCAGGCCGCGATCATCTCCGACGGGCCCGCGGTGGTCCTGCGCGTCTCCCAGCAGTACCCGCTGACCGTCGACCCCGGGGCGTACATCGCGCACCAGGGGAACCTCCACCAGAGCTTCCAGTCCGGGGTCACCTTCCGCACGTTCATGGGCGAGGGCGGCGGCGAGGCCTTCCAGATCCGCTTCGAGGGCGACGGCCTCGTCTATGTGCAGCCCAGTGAGCGGGCGACGATCGCGGGGGACGTCTGA
- a CDS encoding radical copper oxidase GlxA — protein sequence MAYRPSKRTKKTLIGVGAGALLVGLNAPAALSFAEEQYYAYKIAQPGYMKKYGSWKQVGIPEEYRTNAIHAALLHTGKVLIVAGSGNEQKKFDEGSFDTILWDPKNDTFKKIDTPEDFFCSGHAQLPDGRLLVAGGTARYELLDGEVERAGGGMRVKNESPDNTVSIKKGTTFRSPSGVEYVSKFDVEVPKAKRDFEISYSKAGVMQPWKTKVKASEVRVFVEAKEPGRQSVTEKSAQYEIEGLTGEDADNAYGIAEKIDMEKQDFQGIKAAYEFDPKAERYIPVDPMDKARWYPTLVGLEDGKVLAVSGLDDVGVIDPGDNEIYDPRTKKWSDGPKRYFPTYPALFLTKGGKLFYPASNAGYGPADKGREPGLWDLETNKFEKVPGLEDVDQTETSASVLLPPAQDQKVMVMGGGGVGESEKSTRRTAVIDLKEDNPSFKTGPELPQGTRYLNSVLMPDDSVFTSNGSADYRGRSGSNILKAQFYDPKTNAFREAASPKVGRNYHSEALLLPDGRVATFGSDPLYDNEQNTKLGHFEQRMEIFTPPALHKGGKNRPVLGEGPEQLPADGRATFRTDHPENIASARLMRPSAVTHTTDVEQRSIALGVSKGKGEVTVDVPRGDAALVPPGWYMLFVTDKGGTPSEAKWIHVGDE from the coding sequence ATGGCTTACCGGCCCTCGAAGCGCACCAAGAAGACGCTCATCGGAGTCGGCGCGGGCGCGCTGCTCGTCGGACTGAACGCCCCCGCCGCGCTCTCCTTCGCCGAGGAGCAGTACTACGCGTACAAGATCGCCCAGCCCGGCTACATGAAGAAGTACGGGTCGTGGAAACAGGTCGGCATTCCGGAGGAGTACCGCACCAACGCCATCCACGCGGCGCTCCTGCACACCGGCAAGGTGCTGATCGTGGCGGGCTCGGGCAACGAGCAGAAGAAATTCGACGAAGGGTCGTTCGACACGATCCTGTGGGATCCGAAGAACGACACGTTCAAGAAGATCGACACGCCGGAGGACTTCTTCTGCTCCGGGCACGCCCAACTCCCCGACGGGCGGCTCCTGGTGGCGGGCGGCACCGCGCGCTACGAGCTGCTCGACGGCGAGGTGGAGCGCGCGGGCGGCGGCATGCGGGTGAAGAACGAGAGCCCGGACAACACGGTGAGCATCAAGAAGGGCACCACGTTCCGCTCCCCGTCCGGCGTCGAGTACGTCAGCAAGTTCGACGTCGAAGTCCCCAAGGCGAAGCGGGACTTCGAGATCTCGTACTCCAAGGCCGGGGTGATGCAGCCCTGGAAGACGAAGGTCAAGGCGAGCGAGGTGCGCGTCTTCGTCGAGGCGAAGGAGCCGGGCAGGCAGTCGGTGACGGAGAAGTCGGCGCAGTACGAGATCGAGGGCCTGACGGGCGAGGACGCGGACAACGCGTACGGCATCGCCGAGAAGATCGACATGGAGAAGCAGGACTTCCAGGGGATCAAGGCGGCGTACGAGTTCGACCCGAAGGCCGAGCGGTACATCCCGGTGGACCCGATGGACAAGGCCCGCTGGTACCCGACGCTGGTCGGCCTCGAGGACGGCAAGGTGCTCGCGGTCTCCGGGCTCGACGACGTGGGCGTCATCGACCCGGGCGACAACGAGATCTACGACCCGAGGACGAAGAAGTGGTCGGACGGGCCCAAGCGGTACTTCCCGACCTACCCGGCGCTCTTCCTCACCAAGGGCGGCAAGCTCTTCTACCCGGCGTCGAACGCGGGCTACGGCCCCGCCGACAAGGGCAGGGAGCCGGGCCTGTGGGACCTGGAGACGAACAAGTTCGAGAAGGTCCCCGGCCTGGAGGACGTCGACCAGACCGAGACATCGGCGTCCGTGCTGCTGCCGCCCGCGCAGGACCAGAAGGTGATGGTCATGGGCGGCGGCGGGGTCGGCGAGTCGGAGAAGTCGACGCGCCGCACGGCGGTGATCGACCTCAAGGAGGACAACCCGTCCTTCAAGACGGGCCCCGAACTCCCGCAGGGCACACGGTACTTGAACAGCGTGCTGATGCCGGACGACTCGGTGTTCACGTCCAACGGCTCGGCGGACTACCGGGGCCGCAGCGGCAGCAACATCCTCAAGGCGCAGTTCTACGACCCCAAGACCAACGCCTTCCGCGAGGCCGCGTCACCCAAGGTGGGCCGCAACTACCACTCCGAGGCGCTGCTGCTGCCCGACGGCCGGGTCGCCACGTTCGGCTCCGACCCGCTCTACGACAACGAACAGAACACCAAGCTGGGCCACTTCGAGCAGCGCATGGAGATCTTCACGCCGCCCGCGCTGCACAAGGGCGGCAAGAACCGCCCGGTACTCGGCGAGGGCCCCGAGCAACTCCCGGCGGACGGCCGCGCGACGTTCCGCACCGACCACCCCGAGAACATCGCGTCGGCCCGGCTGATGCGCCCGAGCGCGGTGACGCACACCACGGACGTGGAACAGCGCTCGATCGCGCTGGGCGTCAGCAAGGGCAAGGGCGAAGTGACGGTGGACGTGCCGCGGGGCGACGCGGCCCTCGTGCCGCCGGGCTGGTACATGCTGTTCGTCACGGACAAGGGCGGCACGCCGTCCGAGGCGAAGTGGATCCACGTCGGCGACGAATGA
- a CDS encoding TetR/AcrR family transcriptional regulator, which translates to MTPAKDPAKGQETRTKLLDGALRTLTEQGIAKTSARTIAAAAGVNQALVFYHFGSVDELLSEACRHGTEQRVTRYRERLSALSSLSELLAFGREMHEEEREAGHVAVLGQLLAGAQTQPRLAAATAAGLALWIEEIEKVLTRVLSASPLGEFVDPVGLSRAVAASFVGLELYEGVDPLGTERALASLEQLSTLVTAVEDLGPIAQRAVRHGLRRTRT; encoded by the coding sequence GTGACACCCGCGAAGGACCCGGCCAAGGGCCAGGAGACCCGGACCAAGCTCCTCGACGGCGCGCTGCGCACGCTCACGGAGCAGGGCATCGCCAAGACGTCCGCGCGGACGATCGCGGCGGCGGCGGGGGTCAACCAGGCGCTGGTCTTCTACCACTTCGGCTCCGTCGACGAGCTCCTCTCCGAAGCGTGCAGGCACGGCACGGAGCAGCGCGTGACGCGCTACCGGGAGCGGCTCTCCGCCCTCTCCTCCCTCTCCGAACTGCTCGCCTTCGGGCGGGAGATGCACGAGGAGGAGCGCGAGGCCGGTCATGTCGCCGTCCTCGGTCAGCTGCTCGCGGGCGCGCAGACGCAGCCTCGCCTCGCGGCGGCGACGGCGGCGGGGCTCGCCCTCTGGATCGAGGAGATCGAGAAGGTCCTGACCCGTGTCCTGTCCGCGTCCCCGCTCGGGGAGTTCGTGGATCCCGTCGGTCTCTCCCGGGCGGTGGCGGCGTCCTTCGTCGGTCTTGAGCTGTACGAAGGGGTCGACCCTCTCGGCACGGAGCGGGCCCTGGCGTCCCTTGAGCAACTGTCCACGCTGGTAACGGCGGTCGAGGACTTGGGCCCCATCGCCCAACGCGCGGTCCGCCACGGTCTGCGTCGCACGCGAACCTGA
- a CDS encoding MTH1187 family thiamine-binding protein, producing the protein MIVAFSVTPLGVGDDVGEYVADAVRVVRESGLPNRTDAMFTSVEGEWDEVMDVIKRAVAVVEERAPRVSVVMKADIRPGVTDGLTSKVETVERHLSA; encoded by the coding sequence ATGATCGTCGCCTTCTCCGTGACCCCGCTCGGGGTCGGTGACGACGTCGGCGAGTACGTCGCGGACGCGGTCCGCGTGGTCCGCGAGTCCGGGCTGCCGAACAGGACCGACGCCATGTTCACCTCCGTCGAGGGGGAGTGGGACGAGGTGATGGACGTGATCAAGCGCGCCGTCGCCGTCGTGGAGGAGCGCGCGCCGCGCGTCTCGGTCGTCATGAAGGCGGACATCCGCCCGGGCGTGACGGACGGCCTCACCTCCAAGGTGGAGACGGTGGAGCGGCACCTCTCGGCGTAA
- a CDS encoding AIM24 family protein: MPFQEINSKMIEATVQPGAKIFSQRGAMLAYKGDVSFTPNIQGGQGGLMSMIGRRVAGEATPLMTVEGSGTVLFGHGGHHIQVIGLSGDTLYVEADRLLAFDGTLQQGTMFMGSQGGVMGMVRGQVSGQGLFTTTLKGHGAVAVMAHGGVIEVPITPQRPVHVDPQAYVAHHGDVRNKLSTALGWRDMVGRGSGEAFQLELSGSGTVYVQASEEKL, from the coding sequence ATGCCTTTCCAGGAGATCAACTCGAAGATGATCGAGGCCACGGTGCAGCCGGGGGCCAAGATCTTCAGCCAGCGCGGCGCCATGCTCGCCTACAAGGGAGACGTCTCCTTCACCCCGAACATCCAGGGCGGGCAGGGCGGCCTGATGTCCATGATCGGGCGCCGGGTCGCGGGCGAGGCGACGCCCCTGATGACCGTCGAGGGCAGCGGCACGGTCCTCTTCGGGCACGGCGGCCATCACATCCAGGTGATCGGCCTCTCCGGAGACACCCTCTATGTGGAGGCGGACCGCCTGCTCGCCTTCGACGGCACGCTCCAGCAGGGCACGATGTTCATGGGCTCCCAGGGCGGCGTCATGGGGATGGTGCGCGGCCAGGTCAGCGGCCAGGGCCTGTTCACCACGACCCTGAAGGGGCACGGCGCGGTCGCCGTCATGGCGCACGGCGGAGTCATCGAGGTCCCGATCACCCCGCAGCGCCCGGTGCACGTCGACCCGCAGGCGTACGTCGCGCACCACGGCGACGTGCGCAACAAACTGTCCACGGCGCTCGGTTGGCGCGACATGGTGGGCCGCGGCTCCGGCGAGGCGTTCCAGCTGGAGCTGTCGGGCAGCGGCACGGTGTACGTCCAGGCCTCGGAGGAGAAGCTGTGA